CACGCTGCCAACCCGGCACGACGTGGTGTACACGGCGGTGATTACGCCGAAGGGCGCACCGGCGTGGGCACGCGAACGTGCCCAGCTGTGGAATGCCGTTGAAGCCAATGTGAAACGCAAGGATGGCCGTCTGGCCAAAGAAGTGGTGGTGGCCATCACCCGAGGAATTCCGCCTGAACAATGGCCAGAGCTGGCCGCCGATTATGTCCAGCCTTGGTTGGATGAGGGTCAGATTGCGGATGTAGCGATCCATGAAGATGGCTCGCTGCACAATCCGCACTTGCATGTCCTCCTTACCGTTCACGCCCTGCAGCCGAACGGCTTTGGGCGTAAACTGCCAACCGTGAATCAAAAAGCGTTCGTCAAGACCGCGCGGACGCACTGGGCTGACCTCACGAATGCGTATCTCAAGGCCAACGGGCTGAGCGTCCGCGTGGACGCGCGGAGCTACAAAGCCCGTGGGATTGCGGCGCAGCCCACCCAGCATCGCGGGCCAAACCCTGCCGAACGCAGGGCCCGACGTGCCCGGTTGCAAAACCAATCTCAACCCACGCAAGGAGCCACCACGATGGCCCGTAAGTCACCAGACCCAACCGTAACGACCGATCGCCGTTGGTTTGAGCAGGCCGTGGATGGGCTTGCCGCAGCCGACGAGCGGCAGCCTGCAAAACCTGACCAGCAAGTTGAACAATCTGGCCCCGCAGCTGAACTGCAAGCGTTGACCGCCGATGCACCCGATGCGGTACGAGAGGCTCTAGCCGCTGAGATTGCCTACCAACAGCAATTGGCAGCAGTTGCTGATGAACGCACTCAGCGGCTGGACTTACTGCATGAACGATTGGAGCCTGATCAGCGTGCAGCCTTGGAGCGGTACTTGGGCGAACAGCGGCAGAACTATCAGGATTACCCGCAGCCTGAACCCGGTCCCGATGGTGAACCGATGCTGCCCAGCAGCTTGGATCGCGCACGACGGCGGATGACCGATGACTATGAGCGTGAAGAGCCTGAGCGGTAGGTCGTTCGTCACGATCCTTTCCTGAAGCGTCCAACCACCAATGACACGGATTGGGAGAACCTGACCCCAGCCAGCCACCGGTCAAGGGAGCTTCCGCACCAGACCGAGAACCCCCTGGCCCAGTGTCTTGAAGGCTGGGGTCGGCCCTTTCCCAACCGGTCACACAGGGTGGCCGGTCAAACCAAAGGAAAGGATCAAACCATGACGAACAAACAAACCAACTCAAAGACTCCGACGCACGAAGTCTTCCACGTGATCGGTGACGGCGACAAAGCCCGCTGGACGAAGATCGGGGTCGGCTGGGCTCATCAAGACCAGGACGGCCTAAACATGGTGATCAATTACACCCCGCTGGTGGCTGGACGTACTGTGGTCCGCAAGGTCAAGCCGAAGCAGGAGGCCGCCGCATGAGCCAGTCTCCGCAAACCAACTGGGCGAAGTCCGTGTACTTCGCTCAGCCTTACAGCCTTGATGCCATCGGGTTCTACTTCACCTCGCCGGAGGAATATCGAAACTGTGTCGATGACAATCGCAATGCCTTAGGCAGGCCCATTGAAGAGTACGAACTGCAATACATCGATGGCGAACGGCAGGCTTTTTTCAGTGCATTGCGGATCAATCAAGCCAACTTGGGCGACTGGTTTGATCTACTCGACGCTCTTGGTAATGACCAAGATCGCTATTTGGTGGCCTGCCATCTGGCTGAATACGGCTATGAAATGGATCAGCTCGCGGACCACTGGGATGACCATTACGTGTATCGTGGCAGCATCGCTGACTATGCCGAAGACCTCATCCGAGACTGCGAGGACTTGCCGGATCGCATCACCGCTTCATCGATTATAAGCGATTGGGGCGTGACCTCACACACGAAGGTTGGGTTTATGAGGTCGAGCCAGAGTTGCTGATTGTAGGTTGAACAATTTGCTGCCTGGCCAACGAAAACCCAGAAAATTGGGGATATTGACCAAGTTCGCGACAATGTCTCAGGTGGCCACTTCCAGCTTGGTAGATCGCGGCAACAGGCCGGTTGAGCATTATCGGCATGCCGGTAGCGGAATCTGAATTGGTTCTGGATTCCCGACAAAGGTTAGCGGCCTTGCGCTAACCTGGACGTGGCGATCGCTGCGCGATATCCGATCCCCATTCAAAGATGCAGAAAACGCGCAGCCAGCATTCTCTGCCGCCGCAAAGAGCACTTGCCTGCTAATATTGTTCTGATCATCGTCGGAACAATCGACCAAAGTCACAGAAGCATCGGTGACAAATCGATTGCCAGTCTTAGCAATGACTTCTGCAGATAGCTCGGCAACGTGACTGTTAATGGTTCCAAACGCGCGACCAGGGCAAAGGCCCATCTGATCCGTTCTTGCCATGCGCTGTGACTGATGGCCGGCTCTGGGAACTGTGAAATGTAGCCGCGTGATGTCATCCTGATGTTCTGCGGCTAGACCGCCGAAGAAAGCACTTTCCAGACCTGACATGATGTCTGCGTTCGGCTCTTGCCCATTGACCTGCGCGGTGACCTCCGGTCTGGGGAGGTAGCTCTCTATGGGATCATCTTCGGTTCGGTCCGACCGTTCTAAGCGATCTCTTTCGAGAAAATAGCGGTTAATCTGTTCAACATTGCGCTCCACGCACTCTCGAGAGTCACGGGTGAACTCACCCTTTAATTCTTGGTCGAGTCTATCGAGGATCGAGGGATACTCCTCCCTACGAATGGTGAAATCCCCTGCTACGCCTCGGCGCAGCAGTCGAATGCCCGCATCCCCTTCTGATGATATCTCTACACCCATGCCCAAAAGGCAGAGGCGTAAAGACTGCGTCATCATATCTTCATACGTCGGCTGGCTTTGTGCAGCAGCATGCCCGACACTGAACAATATTAATGAGACGGCTAAAAATATAACTCGATTCATCTTTGCCTCTCTCCGCTTGGATTTCATTACTTCCAAGTAAGAGCTGGCATTTTTATTACAAGAAAGGCCTGCTACCTTTCCCGCTCTTCCAACACTCGCCGTTTCAAAAAACAAGCCATCCGTTCCCGCAATGTCGGCGTCACATCCGGTTGAATGCTGCGCCAATAGGCTTGGCGATCTTTTTCTCGCAGATAGTCCATTCGACGTTGGATGATGCGTTCTTCATAATAGCCGCGCACTTGAGCTGACTGGTTCTTGACCAGTTTCAGAGCCTCGCGTTCGGCCCGGCTTGGCCACCATTTGACCGTTGCTCGGTCAAAGAGCTCGCGTTCATAGGTCGCCATCTGTCCTAAGCGACTGTCGTCGAGTGATTTTTCTTTTGGGAAGTTGGGTTCAGCATGAGACAGCGAAGAAGACCGCTTATTAAGCGTGTCGATCGCTTGTACATACCAAGGACGCGCAGGCCGTGGTTCCAGTATCGGATCGTCGTCTGCCTCAGCCATCACTGTATCCCCGAGAGCTTGCAGCCGGCTAGCTAAGCACATCGGATATCCGATGTTCGTCGACGCTAAAGCGGCAGTGTGAGTAATCGCCAAATCAAAATTGCAGCAACCGCGAGCACAGTCCAGCTCAGTATTTCTCTTAGTAAGGGCCACAATAATCGAAAGAGGGTTTGCATCGTCAATCCCTCCTATTCGCCGAGATAAACGCGAGTGATGCTCAGCCGTGCATGGCCGAGCTCCGCCGAGATCAGCCGACGCGCGGCGATTGCTTGCGCCTGCTCAGCCGGTGATAGGTCAACATGCCGCTTGCCGCCCGCCAGTGAGCAAGGCTGCCCCACCAGTTCGAGATAACGGGTTTGGGCATAGCGGTGGCGCAGGCCATGCACATTCTTGATCTCGTGCTTGGCCAGCTGTGTTTCAAACACCTTGCGCCAGCCGATGTAGGACTTGTCCGCCGGAATGAGCGAGCCGTTGCCCACAAGTATGGAAACCTGATCTAGCAACGTGCGCTGTGCCGCTGTGCGGATCGGAATAAAGCGACCGCGCCCGCCCTTGGTCCAAGACGGTTTGAGGGCCAGGACCGTGCCTTTATCGGCGACACGCACGCGCAGCTTCAAAGCTTCCTCGAACCGCAGACCGAACAACTCCATCAAGTTGAGTGAAGCCTGCATCCGAGGGTTGCGCAGTGTTGTTGTTTTGACGGTGGTTTGAGCTCGGTTTGTTCGAGCACCTTCACGTAAAGGTAGCCCCAATTCGGCATTGGTCCTTGGCATGACCGATGCCTTGTTGACCTTGGCGGCCCACCAGCGCAGCCAACCTAGGCGGTTCTTGATGGTACCGTTGCTCAGGCCGTTGGTCTGCCAAGTGCTGACGAGTTTTTGAATATGTTTGGGCTTGAGGGAGTTGGCCCTGGGCAGTTTGAACCCCAGCCCATGGAGTTCATTGGCAATCGCAACCAAGCCGCGCCGCCGATTGGCTTGGGTGGCCAATGCCCCGTCGCGATTGTGCTTGGTCAAGCGCACCAGAGCCAGTGCTAGGTTGTTCATGGCTCTGGCTTTCACGTTGTTATTTGATTGTTGCTAAGTGTTATTGGTCACCGCCAGGCCTTAGCTCTGGTCGGTTCGCCGCAAGCGGCGATATTGACCGCATTGGTGCATCGGTGACGGTCGTCATCGATGACCAGCGCGCACAAAAAAAGCCCCGTGTTGGGGCTGGTGCGCGGTCATGATGCCCAGATGGGCGGTCGCGGAGCCAATGGCGTCACGCGTCAGGTCAGTGGGTCAGATTAAGGTGGCATTTGAGTCTCCTTTTGATTGAGGACAGTTAAGCGGTTTTCGTTACCCGCTATGGAAATGCGTTCACGGTCACCTGGTACGGCATCACGTGCTCCTTTTCGGTCAAATTGTGGGAAAGATGACGTGCGCTAGCTTTCTGGCACGTTACTGAAATCATGGCACAAAACGCGGAAAAATGCAATCAAAAGTTGCATATTTGCGGCGTCTGTTGCTGGCATTTGCCGGGCATTTACCGTCAGCCATCAAATATCGTCGGAATGCGTTGCTGACGTTGAAGGTAGTGACGGGGCCGGTGCCCCGTCACTACCCAAATCGCGCAAGCAACATTGTTTGTCAGATGAATTGAGCGGTGCGCTGATCGCGCCCATTGTCCCATTCTTAGCTCACAGCCGCGTCCACATCCGTTCGGCCATCAGCCGTTCCTCCGGCCCAATCGCGTCCAGATAGATGGCGGTGGTCGACAGGGCGGCATGGCCTAGCCAGCGTTGCACCAGTGTCAGCGGTACACCTGACCGGATCGCATGAACGCCAAACCCATGACGCAGCCCACGCGGACACGCTTGAATGCCAGATATCTCCGCCGCTGCCATCACCTGCTTGACGTGTCGCCATGCATGACCCCGATGCCACGGCCACAGATAGGGGCATTCTGACGATGGCTGCCGCTGGTCCAGCTTGTGCGATGCCACCAACAAATCAATCAGCATGGTTGGAATCGGCACCTCCCGGATCACCAGCCGCTCGCGCTTCTTGAGTGACCGGATGGCCACGACGCCCTCGCGCGATTGGATGGCAGCTGGTGACAGGTTCAGGGCTTCGGTGATGCGGCAACCGGTAAAGAGCAACGTCTCGCAGAGGGTGCGCACGGGTGGGCTCGCTTGGCGGGCCGCGACCAGAAAACGCTGCCGTTCATCCGCGTTGAGATACTTGCGGGCCGCGTTCGGCGCATACAGGGCCTGATACGCGGGAAATACGTGCTGCGTCATGCGCGAAGCTTTCTGTTTTGTTGCTCTTTTTTGCCTCCCTTTGCGGGCTAAGTACGCGACAGAATTGGGAAAACTGTCGCGTCTGGAAAAAAGCCTAGGCCACCAACGGCCATCGGCTGGTCAAGTCTCATGCTAGGCCAATCTGGGTGGCCTAATCAAGCAAAAATCAAATTGGAATCAATGATGTAACAGTTTTCCCAATTCTGTCGCAGCTTCTTCATCGCGCGTCAGAAGGACATCCCAATGTCTGAGAATTCACAGAACCACGACCGGGATTCGCGGATCACACCGCCGCCATTGCCGCCGCACAACCGACCATCATCAGACAATGCACTGCCACCATGGCAGCCGTTACTCATTTTGGGAGCTGCGCTGGCAGCCGGACTGTTCGTCTTCGTTCAGGAAACCCGCGTGTTTGGGGAGAGCTGCTACCACATCGGCGACATTACGATGCAGACCACCTGTCTCGATCGGGAGGTTTACATGGGAGCTTGGGTCGTTGCGGTAGGGTTGGTTGGACTGGGTGCTATTGGGGCGATCAAGGAAAGTACACGAGGATCAACGCGATTGCCGCCCGATCGGTGACGGTAGAGCGTGCACCCCATGTCAGCAGGCCGGTTCAAGACGACCGCGTGCGAAGTAACCGATTGCGATAGCGGCCCAACCGCCGAGGCCTTTTGGCCACAGAAAACGGTAAAGGGAGCCACCCATTCAATGTGAATGACGGCGTGCCCCGGCCTCATCTAAGAACCAAGAGCCAAATCGATGTCCAACGACCCTCTCAAACGTGACGATTCAAGCAACACTCCGCCACCATTGCCGCCTCAGGAGTTCCGCGCCAACCAGCCAAAGCGATCAGCAAATCTGCCGATGATTCTCTTGGTTGTGATCGGCGTGGCGTTAGCGTTTTTCATTCAGCAATCTGGCGCAATTGATCAGGCATTTGATGATCTGATGGCACAGATTTTTGGTCGAAACCTATTGCCGTACTGAAGACCGAAGCAATTTACTTGCCCGCCGCCTGGTGAGACCAGTCAGTTGCAACCGGCAGGCTGCAAAAAAGAAAAGCGGCAATGCAGTCGCCGGCGTCACCTACCACCTAACGATGCCGGAGGCTCGTGGGTACGGGGAGTATGAGATGATTGCAATTGGAACCGCTAGAAAAACCTAAGTTGCCAGCGGCCCAACCACCCCTTCTTTATCGACCTCCAATCCCAATTGCGCTCGGCCAACTGCGTAGGAGGGTTTGCCTGGAGTTGTGCATCGGCGATGGATTTTCACTATCTGTTGCAGTAACTTTGCCATTCGCCGAAGCACATGAGGGAGTGGCACAAAAATGGTTCAGAAATCGGCAATCGCACTGTTATTCGCACTGATGTTTTATCCAGCCAATTCCGGTGCCCAAACGCGCTTTGTACCCGATGTTTCACCGTACTCTCTGATCAATGATGGTTATGAGCTTGTTTCCACGAGCCTTCACGAGAGCATGGTGTCAGATTCAAGTTACGTTTTACTATTTTTCGTCAAACAAGGCAGAGGGCCAGATTCGATTATCGCATGTCGTCACATGATCGCTCGTAATGATATCAGCTGTTTTGAATATGAGTAGAAGGGCAGACGGAGAATTAGGTGAGGCCGAGTTATATGAGACATATAGATGTCGTTAATGTGTTGTGACGTCTTCGCCAGGTCTATTAAAGGGGACGAAACCGCATGCCATCTAGAACGAGGTCGGTACCTTCCCTTTGAAATCTGCCGCGACGCACTTCGGGAGGCGAAA
The DNA window shown above is from Hyphomicrobiales bacterium and carries:
- a CDS encoding MobA/MobL family protein, with protein sequence MVINLMQDGNLHCHVKNITRRGKDGRLRSVVAKAAYNSGEALPIEREDRTTTLPTRHDVVYTAVITPKGAPAWARERAQLWNAVEANVKRKDGRLAKEVVVAITRGIPPEQWPELAADYVQPWLDEGQIADVAIHEDGSLHNPHLHVLLTVHALQPNGFGRKLPTVNQKAFVKTARTHWADLTNAYLKANGLSVRVDARSYKARGIAAQPTQHRGPNPAERRARRARLQNQSQPTQGATTMARKSPDPTVTTDRRWFEQAVDGLAAADERQPAKPDQQVEQSGPAAELQALTADAPDAVREALAAEIAYQQQLAAVADERTQRLDLLHERLEPDQRAALERYLGEQRQNYQDYPQPEPGPDGEPMLPSSLDRARRRMTDDYEREEPER
- a CDS encoding integrase domain-containing protein, with protein sequence MKARAMNNLALALVRLTKHNRDGALATQANRRRGLVAIANELHGLGFKLPRANSLKPKHIQKLVSTWQTNGLSNGTIKNRLGWLRWWAAKVNKASVMPRTNAELGLPLREGARTNRAQTTVKTTTLRNPRMQASLNLMELFGLRFEEALKLRVRVADKGTVLALKPSWTKGGRGRFIPIRTAAQRTLLDQVSILVGNGSLIPADKSYIGWRKVFETQLAKHEIKNVHGLRHRYAQTRYLELVGQPCSLAGGKRHVDLSPAEQAQAIAARRLISAELGHARLSITRVYLGE
- a CDS encoding tyrosine-type recombinase/integrase — translated: MTQHVFPAYQALYAPNAARKYLNADERQRFLVAARQASPPVRTLCETLLFTGCRITEALNLSPAAIQSREGVVAIRSLKKRERLVIREVPIPTMLIDLLVASHKLDQRQPSSECPYLWPWHRGHAWRHVKQVMAAAEISGIQACPRGLRHGFGVHAIRSGVPLTLVQRWLGHAALSTTAIYLDAIGPEERLMAERMWTRL